The following proteins are co-located in the Pseudomonas fluorescens genome:
- a CDS encoding NUDIX hydrolase, protein MPLSAYLHTVDLCVLFYCRAAGELKLLLNKREAEPFAGHWALPGVVVNGGVQDLSLKDAVERLRASDKVGFNLALSEQVGTVGDAFRDPRCWSSSTYYLAIVADEVSLGEHQGWFSLNAVAAGSIKLPFDHNLIVAAVQERLLSKSLYSNLPLMFLGNEFSAPEATTIFSLVLSRPVLKTSIRQRLLKLTEAGYLRETGRKKHGNGGRPQATVQNLKPGEIYFFDRSFAE, encoded by the coding sequence ATGCCACTTAGCGCTTACCTCCATACCGTCGACCTGTGCGTGCTGTTCTACTGCCGTGCTGCCGGGGAATTGAAGCTGCTGCTGAATAAGCGCGAAGCCGAGCCTTTTGCCGGGCACTGGGCATTACCGGGCGTGGTGGTGAACGGCGGCGTGCAAGATCTGAGCCTCAAGGATGCGGTAGAACGCTTGCGGGCGAGTGACAAGGTAGGTTTCAACCTGGCCTTGAGTGAACAGGTCGGGACGGTGGGCGATGCGTTTCGTGACCCACGCTGCTGGTCATCCTCCACTTACTACCTGGCCATCGTCGCCGATGAGGTGAGCCTGGGTGAGCATCAAGGCTGGTTTTCGCTGAACGCAGTGGCCGCTGGCAGTATCAAGCTGCCATTCGATCACAACCTGATCGTGGCGGCGGTGCAGGAGCGGCTGTTGTCCAAGTCGCTGTACAGCAACCTGCCGCTGATGTTCCTGGGCAATGAATTCAGCGCGCCGGAAGCCACCACGATTTTCTCGCTGGTGCTTTCACGGCCGGTACTGAAGACCAGTATTCGCCAGCGCTTGTTGAAGCTGACGGAGGCGGGATATCTGCGCGAGACCGGGCGCAAGAAGCACGGCAATGGCGGCAGGCCGCAGGCGACGGTGCAGAACCTGAAGCCTGGAGAGATTTACTTCTTTGATCGCAGTTTTGCCGAGTAA
- a CDS encoding ABC transporter substrate-binding protein → MNTRIALSCLPLALLASIAHAAPTLYLGMNGGTMERVYADKVLPAFEKANNVKVVIVPGTSSDILAKVQANKDNPQMHVMFLDDGIMYRAIAMGLCDKLAPSPSLEQIPAKAKIKQEAVAVTLGVTGLGYNAKMFKEKGWAAPTSWMDLADPRFKDKVVFQSLASSTFGLHGFLMFNRIQGGSETNVEPGFKAWPKTIGPNVLEYIASSAKISEMVQTDEAAIFPLTPTQVTTQQLLGIPMEYAQPKEGAVVLNVAECVIARNDQPELAQKLAAFLLTAQAQAPALEDGDQIPSNPTTPTTDKTRARVEAMQGYLQTAISIDWDQVNQARPEWNARWSRSIER, encoded by the coding sequence ATGAACACACGTATCGCGCTGTCCTGCTTGCCCCTCGCACTGCTCGCCTCCATCGCCCATGCTGCGCCGACGCTGTACCTGGGCATGAACGGCGGCACCATGGAACGGGTGTACGCCGACAAGGTGCTGCCCGCCTTCGAAAAAGCCAATAACGTCAAGGTGGTGATCGTGCCCGGCACCTCGTCGGACATCCTCGCCAAGGTCCAGGCCAATAAAGACAACCCGCAGATGCACGTGATGTTCCTCGACGACGGCATCATGTACCGCGCCATCGCCATGGGCCTGTGCGACAAGCTGGCGCCGAGCCCGTCGCTGGAGCAGATCCCGGCCAAGGCGAAAATCAAGCAAGAGGCTGTGGCCGTGACGCTGGGCGTTACCGGCCTGGGCTATAACGCCAAGATGTTCAAGGAAAAAGGCTGGGCCGCACCCACCTCGTGGATGGACCTGGCCGACCCGCGCTTCAAGGACAAAGTGGTGTTCCAGTCCCTCGCCTCCTCCACCTTCGGCCTGCACGGCTTTTTGATGTTCAACCGTATCCAGGGCGGCTCCGAAACCAACGTGGAACCGGGCTTCAAGGCCTGGCCGAAGACCATCGGCCCCAACGTGCTGGAATACATCGCCAGCTCCGCGAAGATCTCCGAGATGGTGCAAACCGATGAAGCCGCGATCTTCCCCCTGACCCCGACTCAAGTCACCACTCAGCAACTGCTGGGCATCCCGATGGAATATGCGCAACCGAAGGAAGGCGCGGTGGTGCTCAACGTGGCCGAATGCGTGATTGCCCGTAATGACCAACCGGAACTGGCGCAAAAACTCGCGGCGTTTTTGTTGACGGCACAAGCCCAGGCGCCGGCGTTGGAGGACGGCGACCAGATTCCGTCGAACCCAACTACACCGACCACCGACAAAACCCGTGCGCGGGTGGAGGCAATGCAGGGTTACCTGCAGACGGCGATTTCAATTGATTGGGACCAGGTCAATCAGGCGCGGCCGGAGTGGAATGCGCGGTGGAGCCGCTCGATCGAACGCTAA
- a CDS encoding L-iditol 2-dehydrogenase produces the protein MKRLEGKSALITGSARGIGRAFAQAYIAEGATVAIADINLQRAQATAAELGSQAYAVAMDVTDQASIDRAIAAVVAHAGKLDILINNAALFDLAPIVDITRDSYDRLFSINVAGTLFTLQAAARQMISQGHGGKIINMASQAGRRGEPLVAIYCATKAAVISLTQSAGLNLIKQGINVNAIAPGVVDGEHWDGVDALFARHEGLAPGEKKARVGAEVPYGRMGTAEDLTGMAIFLASKEADYVVAQTYNVDGGNWMN, from the coding sequence ATGAAACGACTGGAAGGTAAGAGCGCGCTGATCACTGGATCGGCGCGCGGTATTGGCCGCGCCTTTGCCCAGGCCTATATCGCCGAAGGCGCCACGGTTGCCATCGCCGACATCAACCTGCAACGCGCCCAAGCCACGGCGGCAGAGCTGGGCTCACAGGCTTATGCGGTGGCGATGGACGTCACCGACCAAGCCTCCATCGACCGCGCGATTGCCGCCGTGGTCGCCCACGCCGGCAAGCTCGATATTCTGATCAACAACGCCGCGCTGTTCGACCTCGCGCCCATCGTCGACATCACCCGTGACAGCTATGACCGGCTGTTCTCGATCAACGTGGCCGGCACGCTGTTCACCTTGCAGGCGGCGGCGCGGCAAATGATCAGCCAGGGCCATGGCGGCAAGATCATCAACATGGCCAGTCAGGCCGGGCGGCGGGGTGAGCCGTTGGTGGCCATCTATTGCGCGACCAAGGCCGCAGTGATCAGCCTTACGCAATCGGCGGGGTTGAACCTGATCAAGCAGGGCATCAATGTCAACGCCATCGCCCCCGGTGTAGTCGACGGTGAGCATTGGGACGGTGTGGATGCACTGTTTGCCAGGCATGAAGGCCTAGCGCCCGGTGAGAAAAAAGCGCGGGTCGGCGCCGAGGTGCCTTATGGACGGATGGGCACGGCGGAGGATTTGACCGGGATGGCGATTTTTCTGGCGTCGAAAGAGGCCGACTATGTGGTTGCCCAAACCTACAACGTCGATGGCGGCAATTGGATGAACTGA
- the pncB gene encoding nicotinate phosphoribosyltransferase yields MESAYDYESPVIQGLLDTDYYTFTMMQAVLHQHPNVDVEYNFIVRSPEKLGHLIPALRDELEKLAGLHMREGELRFLFNPRFREYLTADYERFLGLFRFNLRYIHVSEVDGQLNIRVVGPMLHCIMFEQPVLALVSELRNRDKYPDVSLEDVTRKLYQKFDWLEKNLSRDELADLRVSDFSTRRRLSFKAQREVVDIMRRDFPGQFVGTSNAHLAYEFDLPLIGTMAHQWLMVHQQLGRLRESQNAALENWVREYRGRLGIALTDCISTDFFLKDFDLYFAKLYDGLRQDSGDPIVWADKVLARYKALGIDPMTKDLMFSDGLNFEKCLPILRHVRGKARFGFGMGTSLACDVEGVQPLSIVMKLVRVHGEPVVKFSDDPIKNVCEDASFLQYAAKVFNVGSVEV; encoded by the coding sequence ATGGAAAGTGCGTACGACTATGAATCCCCGGTGATCCAGGGCTTGCTCGACACTGATTACTACACCTTCACCATGATGCAGGCGGTATTGCACCAGCACCCGAATGTCGATGTGGAATACAACTTCATCGTCCGCTCGCCGGAAAAGCTTGGCCACTTGATCCCGGCACTGCGTGACGAGCTGGAAAAGCTCGCCGGCCTGCACATGCGCGAAGGCGAGCTGCGCTTTCTGTTCAACCCACGCTTTCGCGAATACCTCACTGCGGATTACGAGCGTTTTCTGGGGTTGTTCCGCTTTAATCTGCGCTATATCCACGTCAGCGAGGTTGACGGCCAACTGAACATCCGCGTGGTGGGCCCGATGCTGCACTGCATCATGTTCGAACAGCCGGTTTTGGCGCTGGTCAGCGAACTGCGCAACCGCGACAAGTACCCCGACGTAAGCCTCGAAGACGTCACCCGCAAGCTTTACCAGAAGTTCGACTGGCTGGAGAAAAACCTCAGCCGCGATGAGCTGGCCGACTTGCGCGTCTCCGACTTTTCAACGCGCCGGCGGCTGTCATTCAAGGCCCAGCGCGAAGTGGTCGATATCATGCGCCGTGACTTCCCTGGCCAATTTGTCGGCACCAGCAACGCGCACCTGGCCTATGAGTTTGACCTGCCGCTGATCGGCACCATGGCGCACCAGTGGCTGATGGTGCACCAGCAACTGGGCCGCTTGCGCGAGAGTCAGAACGCCGCGCTGGAAAACTGGGTGCGTGAATACCGCGGCCGCCTCGGCATCGCCTTGACCGACTGCATCAGCACCGATTTTTTCCTCAAGGACTTCGACCTGTACTTCGCCAAGCTTTACGACGGCCTGCGCCAGGACTCCGGTGACCCGATCGTATGGGCTGACAAAGTCCTGGCGCGCTACAAAGCACTGGGCATCGACCCGATGACCAAGGACCTGATGTTTTCCGACGGCCTGAACTTCGAAAAATGCCTGCCGATCCTGCGGCACGTGCGTGGCAAGGCCCGGTTCGGTTTCGGTATGGGCACCAGCCTGGCCTGCGATGTCGAGGGCGTGCAACCGCTGAGCATCGTCATGAAGCTGGTGCGGGTGCACGGCGAGCCGGTGGTGAAATTTTCCGATGATCCGATCAAGAACGTCTGTGAAGACGCCTCGTTCTTGCAGTACGCGGCGAAGGTGTTCAACGTGGGCAGTGTGGAGGTGTGA
- a CDS encoding nicotinamidase, producing the protein MPLSKTAIASFDVDAQKSFTPLCPNELPVAGGDQIGAELNYMASLAGRRVGSKDAHTPHAPWVVTQHSEMLQPTGLAHADVTWVSHCVPGTDGFTLLDELPVPYDYDYFIWKGVEPDLHPYGACYHDLHDKLSTGVIEYLNAHGVTRVIVGGLALDYCVKTTALQLLKAGLEVILHLPACRAISEEGGVQAVGELQKAGAVISNTREELAAMATR; encoded by the coding sequence ATGCCCCTTTCGAAAACTGCCATTGCTTCATTCGACGTCGATGCCCAGAAAAGCTTCACGCCACTGTGCCCCAACGAATTGCCTGTGGCCGGCGGCGACCAGATCGGCGCTGAACTCAACTACATGGCCAGCCTGGCCGGCCGTCGTGTCGGCAGCAAAGACGCGCACACCCCGCACGCGCCCTGGGTGGTCACGCAGCACAGCGAGATGCTGCAACCCACCGGCCTGGCCCACGCGGATGTCACCTGGGTCAGCCACTGCGTACCGGGCACCGACGGTTTTACATTGCTGGATGAATTACCCGTTCCGTATGACTACGACTACTTCATCTGGAAAGGCGTCGAACCCGATCTGCACCCCTACGGTGCCTGCTACCACGACTTGCACGACAAGCTGTCCACCGGCGTTATCGAGTATCTGAACGCCCACGGCGTCACCCGCGTGATCGTCGGCGGCCTGGCCCTGGATTACTGCGTCAAGACCACCGCGTTGCAACTGCTCAAGGCCGGCCTGGAGGTGATCCTGCACTTGCCTGCGTGTCGAGCAATCAGCGAGGAGGGCGGCGTGCAGGCCGTTGGTGAATTGCAAAAGGCCGGTGCCGTGATCAGCAACACCCGCGAAGAACTGGCCGCGATGGCCACGCGTTAA
- the nadE gene encoding ammonia-dependent NAD(+) synthetase has product MQARTAEELNINRALVSGGEPREIQRRIDFIKATLRSSGCKALVLGISGGVDSLTAGRLCQLAVEQLRSEGYAARFIAMRLPYKTQADERDAQASLNFITADHVDTLNIAASVDGLMASLTATEAGAAQVDFIKGNVKARTRMIAQYAVANLHNGLVVGTDHGAEALMGFFTKFGDGACDLAPLSGLTKTQVRLLASALGAPAELIHKQPTADLEDLAPGKADEQAYGCTYAEIDAYLMGEPVSARVRAIVERAYANTAHKRALPVVPDSIGNTHRVKK; this is encoded by the coding sequence ATGCAAGCACGTACCGCTGAGGAACTGAACATCAACCGCGCGTTGGTCAGTGGCGGTGAGCCTCGGGAAATCCAGCGGCGCATCGATTTCATCAAGGCCACCTTGCGCAGCTCCGGCTGTAAGGCTCTGGTGCTGGGCATCAGCGGCGGCGTCGATTCGCTGACCGCGGGCCGTCTGTGCCAATTGGCGGTGGAGCAATTGCGTAGCGAAGGCTACGCCGCGCGCTTTATCGCGATGCGGCTGCCCTATAAAACCCAGGCCGACGAGCGTGATGCCCAGGCCTCGCTGAACTTCATCACAGCGGACCACGTCGACACGTTGAACATCGCCGCCAGTGTCGACGGCCTGATGGCCAGCCTCACCGCCACCGAGGCTGGCGCCGCTCAGGTCGACTTCATCAAAGGCAACGTCAAGGCCCGCACGCGGATGATCGCGCAATACGCCGTGGCCAATCTGCACAACGGGCTGGTGGTCGGCACCGACCACGGCGCTGAAGCACTGATGGGGTTCTTCACCAAATTCGGTGACGGTGCCTGCGACCTCGCACCGCTGTCAGGCCTGACCAAAACCCAGGTACGCCTGCTTGCCAGCGCTCTGGGCGCGCCCGCTGAGCTGATCCACAAACAACCCACCGCCGACCTCGAAGACCTGGCGCCAGGCAAGGCGGATGAGCAGGCGTATGGCTGCACCTATGCAGAGATTGACGCGTACCTGATGGGCGAACCGGTGAGTGCGCGGGTGAGGGCGATTGTCGAACGGGCTTATGCCAATACGGCGCATAAACGCGCATTGCCGGTGGTTCCCGACTCGATCGGCAACACCCACCGCGTCAAAAAATAA